The following proteins are co-located in the Dethiosulfovibrio salsuginis genome:
- the tnpA gene encoding IS66 family insertion sequence element accessory protein TnpA, which produces MMTNQEAKLAETLKIWTDHINDCRSSGMTVRAWCKSKGIHVHTYYYRQNQVRKAACKEAQQQERKTSV; this is translated from the coding sequence ATGATGACGAACCAAGAAGCTAAGCTAGCAGAGACCTTAAAGATCTGGACAGATCATATCAATGACTGTCGGTCCAGCGGAATGACCGTAAGGGCCTGGTGCAAATCCAAGGGAATCCACGTTCATACCTATTATTACCGCCAAAACCAGGTCCGCAAAGCTGCCTGCAAAGAGGCGCAACAGCAGGAGCGTAAGACATCGGT